The following are encoded together in the Streptomyces tsukubensis genome:
- a CDS encoding ketosynthase chain-length factor has translation MKRAVVTGMGVVAPNGLTVEEYWSAVLEGRSGIREVDFEGTNYSARFGGRIADFDDARHIPSRLLPQTDRMTRFALYAAESALRDADVDTIKGYDGGVTLSNAAGGFALSHRELRKLWSEGPKSVSAYLSFAWFYACNSGQLSIRHGLRGPGAALVAEQAGGLDAVGYSRRTVRRGTRMVLAGGVESALDPWGWLSHISSGRVTRATSAERAYLPFSEDSDGYVPGEGGAILVVEDRDAADERGAPKRYGEIAGYASTFDPGPGTGRPPGLRRASELALADAGLTPDAIDVVFADGAGSNDLDRVEADSIRGLFGPRAVPVSVPKALVGRLYSGGAPLDIATALLAIRDGVIPQATDTIHLPDDYGIDLVVGAPRHAPINNALVLARGRGGFNSAVVVTRAG, from the coding sequence ATGAAGCGCGCCGTGGTCACGGGCATGGGTGTCGTCGCGCCCAACGGGTTGACGGTGGAGGAGTACTGGAGCGCTGTGCTGGAGGGCCGCAGCGGTATCCGGGAGGTCGATTTCGAGGGCACGAACTACTCAGCGCGGTTCGGAGGGCGCATAGCCGACTTCGACGACGCGCGGCACATCCCCAGCCGACTGCTGCCGCAGACCGACCGGATGACCCGATTCGCCCTGTACGCAGCGGAGTCGGCCCTGCGCGACGCCGATGTCGATACGATCAAGGGGTACGACGGTGGCGTCACCCTCTCCAACGCGGCGGGCGGATTCGCCCTGAGCCACCGCGAGTTGCGGAAACTCTGGTCAGAGGGGCCCAAGTCGGTCAGCGCCTATCTCTCCTTCGCCTGGTTCTATGCCTGCAACAGCGGGCAGCTCTCCATCCGCCATGGCCTGCGCGGCCCCGGCGCGGCGCTCGTCGCCGAGCAGGCCGGCGGGCTGGACGCGGTCGGCTACTCGCGTCGCACCGTGCGCCGGGGCACCAGAATGGTGCTGGCCGGCGGAGTGGAATCGGCGCTCGACCCATGGGGCTGGCTCTCCCACATCTCCAGCGGCCGGGTCACCCGGGCGACCTCGGCCGAGCGGGCCTATCTGCCGTTCAGCGAGGACAGTGACGGCTACGTGCCCGGCGAGGGCGGCGCCATCCTGGTGGTCGAGGACCGGGACGCGGCCGACGAGCGCGGTGCCCCCAAACGCTACGGCGAGATCGCCGGATACGCGTCCACCTTCGACCCCGGGCCAGGCACGGGCCGACCGCCAGGACTGCGCCGTGCGAGCGAACTGGCCCTCGCGGACGCCGGTCTGACACCGGACGCGATCGACGTGGTGTTCGCGGACGGCGCCGGCAGCAACGACCTCGACCGGGTGGAGGCGGACTCCATCCGCGGGCTCTTCGGGCCGCGTGCCGTACCGGTCAGCGTGCCCAAGGCGCTGGTAGGACGCCTGTACTCGGGCGGCGCCCCGCTGGACATCGCCACGGCGCTGCTGGCCATCAGGGACGGCGTGATACCGCAGGCCACCGACACGATCCACCTGCCCGACGACTACGGCATCGACCTGGTCGTCGGCGCCCCGCGCCACGCCCCGATCAACAACGCCCTCGTGCTGGCCCGCGGCCGGGGCGGTTTCAACTCGGCCGTCGTCGTCACC
- a CDS encoding NAD(P)H-binding protein, with protein sequence MIVVTGATGNVGRHVVSEVLAAGGQVRAVTRDAASASTVPGVRTVEANPAEPGTMTEALDGARALFLNYSAVRESTGDLLALAKRQGVRHVVLLSSAAIERDSDEPSDPIARLHRDLERAVEDSGLDWTFLRPDMFAVNTIKFWGRQIRDEGQVRAAYGDAALAPIDERDVASVAAAALTRPSRHIGRRYLLTGPEALTQRRMVELIATAVGRPLRFQEIPRAEAVGVMSGLGIQEPVAEALLTMHERFTREPMAVAPPISRITGEPPHTFEQWARLHASDFTADAAAPAVSGADGRFMRNEEQV encoded by the coding sequence ATGATTGTGGTGACCGGGGCCACCGGAAATGTCGGTCGGCATGTGGTGTCAGAAGTCCTTGCGGCCGGCGGTCAGGTCCGTGCGGTGACGCGTGACGCGGCTTCCGCGTCCACCGTGCCCGGCGTGCGGACCGTCGAGGCGAACCCCGCGGAACCGGGCACGATGACGGAGGCGTTGGACGGAGCGCGTGCCCTGTTCCTCAATTACTCGGCCGTCCGCGAGAGCACCGGTGACCTGCTGGCGTTGGCGAAGCGGCAGGGCGTCCGCCATGTGGTGCTGCTCTCCTCCGCCGCGATCGAACGGGACTCCGACGAGCCCTCCGACCCGATCGCCCGGCTGCACCGCGATCTCGAACGCGCCGTGGAGGACTCGGGCCTCGACTGGACCTTCCTGCGCCCTGACATGTTCGCCGTCAACACCATCAAGTTCTGGGGCCGGCAGATCCGCGACGAAGGACAGGTGCGTGCGGCCTACGGTGACGCCGCCCTCGCCCCGATCGACGAACGTGACGTGGCCTCGGTCGCCGCGGCGGCGCTGACCCGCCCTTCCCGGCACATCGGACGGCGCTACCTGCTCACGGGGCCCGAGGCGCTGACCCAGCGTCGGATGGTGGAACTGATCGCCACCGCCGTCGGGCGTCCGCTGCGCTTCCAGGAGATCCCCCGCGCCGAGGCCGTTGGCGTCATGTCCGGCCTCGGCATCCAGGAACCCGTCGCCGAAGCCCTGCTCACCATGCACGAGCGCTTCACCCGGGAGCCCATGGCCGTCGCCCCGCCGATCTCCCGGATCACCGGCGAGCCGCCCCACACCTTCGAACAGTGGGCCCGGCTGCACGCGTCCGACTTCACCGCCGACGCCGCCGCACCAGCGGTGTCCGGGGCTGACGGCCGTTTCATGAGGAATGAGGAGCAGGTATGA
- a CDS encoding beta-ketoacyl-[acyl-carrier-protein] synthase family protein: MSRRTVITGVAVRVPGGAGTKEFWDLISNGRSATRVITRFDPAPYRSQVVGECDFDPRRENLSPREIRRMDRTAQLGVVCAREAMADSGLDGSAALNPERIAVSVGSAIGSPTSLEREYRVLSDDGRRWEVDEDYLSPHMFDFMVPSAVVKEVAWAVGAEGPAMMISDGCTSGMDAIGHARDLIAEGSADIVVAGGTDASISPMVVACFDAIKATTPRTDEPGRACRPFDRSRNGFVLAEGAAMLVLEEYEHARRRGARIYGEVAGYATRCNAYHMTGLKTDGIEMAEAIRHALDEARANTTDIDYINAHGSGTKQNDRHETAAFKLSLGEHAYRTPVSAIKSMIGHSLGAIGAIEIVACALALVQGVVPPTANLHEPDPECDLDYVPLTAREAELDTVLSVGSGFGGFQSAVVLRGPGKVMA, from the coding sequence ATGAGTCGACGTACGGTCATCACCGGAGTCGCGGTGCGCGTGCCCGGTGGTGCGGGCACCAAGGAGTTCTGGGATCTGATCAGCAACGGCCGCTCGGCGACGCGTGTGATCACCCGCTTCGACCCCGCGCCGTACCGGTCCCAGGTCGTGGGCGAGTGCGACTTCGATCCGCGGCGGGAGAACCTGAGCCCGCGGGAGATTCGGCGGATGGATCGCACCGCTCAACTCGGCGTCGTCTGCGCACGTGAGGCGATGGCGGACAGTGGGCTCGACGGTTCGGCGGCGCTCAACCCCGAGCGGATCGCCGTCAGCGTCGGCAGTGCCATCGGGTCGCCGACCAGCCTGGAGCGCGAGTACCGCGTCCTGTCGGACGACGGCCGCCGCTGGGAGGTCGACGAGGACTACCTGTCACCCCACATGTTCGACTTCATGGTGCCGAGCGCGGTGGTCAAGGAGGTCGCCTGGGCGGTGGGGGCAGAGGGCCCCGCGATGATGATCTCCGACGGATGCACGTCGGGCATGGACGCGATCGGTCACGCCCGCGATCTGATCGCCGAGGGCAGCGCCGACATCGTCGTGGCGGGCGGTACCGACGCCTCGATCTCGCCCATGGTGGTGGCATGCTTCGACGCCATCAAGGCGACGACTCCGCGCACGGACGAGCCGGGTCGGGCCTGCCGCCCGTTCGACCGGTCACGCAACGGCTTCGTGCTCGCCGAGGGCGCCGCCATGCTCGTCCTTGAGGAGTACGAGCACGCGCGCCGCCGGGGTGCCCGGATCTACGGAGAGGTCGCCGGCTATGCGACCCGCTGCAACGCCTACCACATGACCGGGCTCAAGACCGACGGCATCGAGATGGCCGAGGCCATCCGGCACGCCCTCGACGAGGCCCGGGCCAACACCACGGACATCGACTACATCAACGCGCACGGCTCGGGCACGAAGCAGAACGACCGGCACGAGACCGCCGCGTTCAAGCTGAGCCTGGGAGAACACGCCTATCGCACTCCGGTGAGCGCCATCAAATCGATGATCGGGCACTCCCTGGGCGCCATCGGAGCCATCGAGATCGTCGCCTGTGCGCTCGCCCTCGTCCAGGGGGTCGTCCCGCCGACCGCCAACCTGCACGAGCCCGACCCCGAGTGCGACTTGGACTACGTGCCCCTCACCGCCCGCGAGGCCGAACTGGACACGGTGCTGAGCGTGGGCAGCGGATTCGGCGGTTTCCAGAGCGCTGTCGTGCTGCGCGGCCCCGGGAAGGTGATGGCATGA